The following are encoded together in the Hippoglossus stenolepis isolate QCI-W04-F060 chromosome 12, HSTE1.2, whole genome shotgun sequence genome:
- the znf503 gene encoding zinc finger protein 503, with translation MITSPSVSALKNSDIRVAWESSSSLSSHSSSLSSSSSSSRNSSSASINKPFLHSAPPCDPLRQAKRLPIKVLKMLTARSGHILHPEYLQPLPSTPISPIELDAKKSPLALLAQTCSQIGKPDPPPSSKLSSSNGSSEKESKSGPLKLSDIGVDDKSSFKPYSKPSDKKDSSSGGSGGEKTGFRVPSATCQPFTPRTGSPNSSTSASPMPSEGKCGDRDDKKESDCNKNGSMDGSGTTSHSRISVSCGGINVEVNQHQETTPGTKTSSSESPSVTSVSSASVLGSGLVAPVSPYKPGQTVFPLPPAGMTYPGSLGAYAGYPQHFLPHGGSLVNAQLASSLGCSKAGSSPLAGASPPSIMSASLCRDPYCLSYHCASHLAGAASASCSHEAAAAAAANALKSSYPIMYPTHPMHGVHPSAHPSFGGHPLYPYGFMLPNDPLPHICNWVSANGPCDKRFSSSEELLNHLRTHTAFTGAEKLISGYPGSSSLASAAAAAMACHMHMPQSGPPGSPGTLALRSPHHALGLSSRYHPYSKSPLPAPGGPVPVPAATGPYYSPYALYGQRLTTASALGYQ, from the exons ATGATCACGTCGCCCTCGGTGTCTGCCCTGAAAAATAGTGATATTCGTGTAGCCtgggaaagcagcagcagcctcagcagccacagcagcagcctcagcagcagcagcagcagttctcGGAATAGCAGCTCAGCGAGCATCAACAAGCCGTTTCTCCACTCCGCACCTCCGTGCGACCCACTACGGCAAGCAAAGCGACTTCCCATCAAGGTTTTGAAAATGCTTACTGCACGGTCAGGACACATTTTGCACCCGGAGTATCTGCAGCCTTTGCCTTCTACCCCGATCAGTCCCATTGAG ctagATGCCAAGAAAAGTCCGCTGGCTCTTCTGGCGCAGACCTGCTCGCAAATCGGCAAACCGGACCCACCACCCTCCTCCAAATTGTCCTCATCCAATGGATCTAGTGAAAAGGAATCTAAATCCGGCCCTTTGAAACTGAGTGACATCGGTGTGGATGACAAATCTAGCTTCAAACCTTATTCTAAACCTTCAGATAAGAAGGACTCGTCTTCAGGCGGCTCAGGCGGAGAGAAGACTGGTTTCCGAGTGCCGAGCGCCACCTGTCAGCCGTTTACGCCGCGGACAGGCAGCCCCAACTCCAGCACTTCAGCCTCTCCTATGCCATCGGAGGGCAAATGTGGGGACAGGGATGACAAGAAAGAGTCTGATTGTAATAAAAATGGCAGTATGGACGGATCTGGCACCACAAGCCACAGCAGGATAAGCGTGAGTTGTGGTGGAATTAACGTGGAGGTGAACCAACACCAGGAGACGACGCCTGGCACTAAAACCTCCTCCTCGGAGTCTCCATCTGTAACTTCTGTATCCTCCGCATCCGTTCTCGGGTCAGGACTTGTGGCGCCGGTTTCTCCTTACAAACCGGGGCAGACAGTTTTCCCTTTGCCTCCTGCTGGTATGACCTACCCAGGTAGCTTAGGGGCCTATGCTGGGTACCCTCAACACTTCCTGCCCCACGGAGGGAGCTTGGTAAACGCACAGCTGGCTAGTTCCCTGGGCTGCAGTAAGGCTGGATCCAGTCCCCTGGCTGGGGCTTCTCCACCCTCCATCATGTCAGCCAGCCTGTGCAGAGACCCTTACTGCCTCAGTTACCATTGTGCCAGTCACTTAGCGGGCGCAGCCAGCGCGTCCTGTTCGCacgaagctgcagctgcagcggcCGCTAACGCCCTCAAGTCCAGCTACCCAATAATGTACCCGACACACCCCATGCACGGCGTCCACCCCTCGGCGCACCCGTCATTTGGCGGACACCCCTTGTACCCATATGGTTTCATGCTCCCTAACGACCCTCTCCCACACATTTGTAATTGGGTGTCGGCAAATGGACCGTGCGACAAGCGCTTCTCCTCGTCGGAGGAGCTCCTGAAtcacctgaggacacacactgctttTACCGGGGCGGAGAAGTTGATATCTGGTTATCCCGGGTCTTCGTCACTGGCCAGCGCCGCTGCAGCGGCCATGGCCTGCCATATGCACATGCCACAGTCAGGACCTCCAGGGAGTCCCGGGACTTTGGCTCTCAGGAGCCCGCACCACGCGTTAGGACTCAGTAGCCGCTACCATCCGTACTCCAAAAGCCCCCTGCCAGCCCCCGGTGGCCCTGTCCCCGTCCCCGCAGCCACCGGCCCTTACTACTCCCCTTACGCACTGTACGGCCAGAGACTCACCACAGCATCAGCGCTTGGATACCAGTGA